Proteins from a single region of Hordeum vulgare subsp. vulgare chromosome 6H, MorexV3_pseudomolecules_assembly, whole genome shotgun sequence:
- the LOC123403341 gene encoding uncharacterized protein LOC123403341: MAQPSPPPPPARRPTTIHDLDDDLLREVFLHLPALPTLVRAALACRSFLGAVRSSPAFRRRFRDLHPSPFVGLFIQPLVHKWEPGVPSFDARHRRSDRDFAAAVRGGDFGLNGLPDPDDDHEDCCVDQDEDEEDNDEEDNDDEEEEEEEDPSPVWEIERCSDGYVVLFNRRARQIAAYNPLTRALHLFPSPPGIFKSSLTFQFHIISSSSEEDPGSPPRVVCFDCGFLYASVGVISPGSTEIDWQIFPEALIPGAAGATGKMVNGSLYWTHPGTPYITVLNTATMHFSRMDLPPLLGVEEGSNRECDFVLGNAKDGRPCIVSPDPWGGCELLVFFWRPDEYDGVERWKLDQTFKLEKINQLTEVEDDAYVVVHVMDVTDGIVYLRTAYDGYTEVPQLLLSFCLETAELKKICEYDHKQLHPYIMEWPPSLVGVHDKGPHSRDEALSTTSSEGSDVKADGGPTEPASVPKA; encoded by the exons ATGGCACAGCCgtcgccgcctccgccgccggcgAGACGTCCCACCACCATACATGATCTCGACGACGACCTCCTCCGCGAGGTCTTCCTCCACCTCCCGGCCCTCCCAACCCTCGTCCGCGCCGCCCTCGCGTGCCGCTCCTTCCTTGGCGCCGTCCGCTCGTCCCCCGCCTTCCGCCGCCGCTTCCGGGATCTCCACCCGTCTCCCTTCGTCGGCCTCTTCATCCAGCCCCTCGTCCACAAATGGGAGCCCGGCGTCCCTTCCTTCGACGCCCGCCACCGCCGCTCCGACCGGGacttcgccgccgccgtccgCGGCGGCGATTTCGGGCTCAACGGCCTCCCGGACCCAGACGACGACCATGAAGACTGCTGCGTCGACCAAGACGAAGACGAGGAGGACAACGACGaggaggacaacgacgacgaagaagaggaggaggaggaggatccctccccgGTGTGGGAGATCGAGCGATGCAGCGACGGCTACGTCGTCCTCTTCAACCGGCGGGCCAGGCAGATCGCCGCCTACAACCCTCTCACGCGGGCGCTGCATCTCTTCCCCTCGCCGCCGGGCATCTTCAAAAGCTCCCTGACCTTTCAGTTCCACATAATCTCCTCCTCCTCGGAAGAGGACCCCGGCTCGCCGCCCCGTGTGGTCTGCTTCGACTGCGGCTTCCTGTACGCCTCCGTCGGCGTCATCTCGCCAGGCAGCACCGAGATCGATTGGCAGATTTTCCCCGAGGCTTTGATCCCGGGAGCAGCGGGAGCCACCGGTAAAATGGTGAACGGGTCCCTCTACTGGACACACCCAGGGACGCCCTACATCACCGTGCTCAACACCGCCACGATGCACTTCTCCAGGATGGACCTGCCGCCGCTCTTGGGGGTCGAAGAAGGCAGCAACCGTGAGTGTGATTTCGTGCTTGGTAATGCCAAGGATGGCAGGCCCTGCATCGTCTCCCCTGACCCGTGGGGTGGCTGCGAGCTCCTGGTTTTTTTCTGGAGACCCGATGAATACGACGGTGTTGAGAGGTGGAAGCTGGACCAGACGTTCAAACTGGAAAAGATCAATCAGCTCaccgaggttgaagacgatgctTATGTCGTCGTGCATGTTATGGACGTTACAGATGGAATAGTGTACCTGCGTACCGCGTATGACGGCTATACTGAAGTTCCTCAGCTGCTCCTATCCTTTTGTCTCGAGACAGCGGAGCTGAAAAAGATCTGTGAATATGATCACAAGCAGCTCCATCCCTACATCATGGAGTGGCCTCCTTCTTTGGTAGGAGTGCATGATAAG GGTCCTCATTCAAGAGATGAAGCATTGTCTACCACGAGCTCTGAAGGAAGTGATGTGAAGGCTGATGGTGGCCCAACAGAGCCTGCATCGGTTCCCAAAGCATAA